cccactgagcctcccaggcgtcctgTCTATAGCCATTTCTTAATGTAGGGAAATAACTGAGTGGTTAAGAATATAACTGAATTGGAATCCAGCTCATCACTAATTAgctgatcttgggcaagttaattaacatctctgtgctttggtttttcCATCCCTATGGTTAGGATAACACTCCTATCTTCTTCATAGTTGCAGTAGTAGTAATGAGTTACTAGATGCAGAGTTCTCTTTAGAGTAGGGGCTATCCcattttaagtattatataagTATTAGCTGCTGTTATTCTCTGGTTTCCAtgattcctttaatttttttttttttctgtctgtatcCAGAAAGGTTTTTCAGAAACATGCAACAGGTTTAACCCCTGATCGTAGTACTTTATGGCTCCCTGTGAACGTCAGGATAGTCTTTCACGATCCGGTCCATTTCCCTCTTTAGTTTCACCTCTTCCCATTCATCTAACTTGCTAAGCATTAGCCATACTGAACTTTGTACATAGCTCCTAGAGTCAATGACTTTGTCTATTAGCTCTGTTGTTTTTGCACTTGCTGCTCTGTTTGTGTGGagggtgtctgtttctctctgctgAGTCTTAAGTATATTATGATTCATTGTGGATATTGTGTCTGCAGGGAGGTACCTGTGCTACTGCTTTCCTGGCCTGCCTTAGCCCCCATCCCCCCAATCTGGAGTAGGTGTTGGCCCTTTCTGCTCTAGTCGCACCTTGTGCTCCCTGTATCATACTGTGCAGGAGTcatgtgtttcctttctctctgaattGAAAGCTGCTTGAGAGCAAGCAGGGACTAAATGTTTTCATCTTGTTCTCTAGCAACTAACTGATTTCATAGAAAATGCTTAGTGTTATCTGAAAGAAAGTTGAATGAATTACTTCAGCTGAACTAATGGTATTCTGTCTTTGTGTTCTTCTAGAACCACTTCTATATATGGATCCATCTGTAATACCAgcttgaatgtttttttttctcttgttatatcTAAGTCAGTTTAGAGAATTGAGAGGTTATTATATCattacaagaataaaaaatacacatttttgttccatttcccCCCACTCTCAGTCCTTTTACTATTTCTTGCTATGCAAACTAATAGCTCATTTTGAAACATTGTTATTAATGTTTTTATCAAAGCAATAACTTCTGATTCATCCAGAAtagattataattttttcttctgttccataGGACTGCATTTTAATGGAGTATCTAACTGGCATTTATATTATGATTTCTTTGATATATCAAATAGAAGTATAAAACAAATCGTTTGAGCTTGCTGATTgtgcttataaatatattttattttaattgagttttATTCCTGAGTTTAATATAGGAGGTAATTATTAAGTTGAAGAGTTTTAATGTCATTCATTATTGTTTTTACAGatgctgaaaatgaaattatgagATTGAGTAATTTAAACCAGGTAAactaattttaagagaaaagctTTTGGCTTTGATTTATcaagaaaaagtattttgattattatagttgcttattttgtgttttttacaaattCACTTGAACTTATCCTGGGAACTTGCATCTTAGTAATTTTATGTTTGCTGATTAATAACAAACTTCTTGAATCATAActtgacataattttaaaagttacataatttaaaatgcaaGTATATCATTTTCAGGATGACATTCTGTTTATAGATAGTGGAAGCGGATTTTCCACCACAGTGAGGAATGCGTTTTAATTTCCCTTAAGGAATTCAGAGAGTTGCTTCTATTGCTAATGATTATAGGCTACTTtgtaaatttgtttattttttgaaatataataaaattctaagaatatttataaaatgagtgaCTGGCTTTGGGCAGTCCAGTGTTGCTTGCCTATAGTTTTTATATATCACTGGAGAAATGCTGAGTACAAATGTATAGTAGTACAACTTGTGTACTTTTTTGTAAACTTGAAATTTATCTAAAAACACACTGTTTTAACATTTTGTAGGATAACAGTCTCACTGAAGACAATCTGAAGCTTAAAATGCATGTTGAAActttagaaaaacagaagtcCTTATTGAGTAAAGAAAAGGTGGGTACAGTAAAAGTGGGGGACAGAATTAAAATGTGTGACTACAGGTCACAGCCAAGGGCCACTTTGTATCAAAATGGAATGTTTAGGTCTTGAGAGTCTTGAGGGTAAAACTGATGTCACTGATGCTTGTCAGACCAGGATGAAGTATTTAGGGCAAAGTTCGAGAATGAGAGGCTGGCCAGAGTTCACATTTACAGATAAGGGAACCGGTAGGCATACATATATGAGCAGATATATGTATAGGTAAAGTCTCTGCTTTGGTTTCCGATGAAGTCCTGAGAGCAGCAACACACACAGGTGGTTCTAGAGTCTGGAGTGGTGATAGTGGCATCCTACAGAATCTATTAACTGTTTCTCTGTCCTGGAACCTATCTAGTGTGGTAGAATTTCTTAATGGTGAGGTATGAAGAGGGATACATTCTCAGTGGCAAAGATAGAGGCTTTGTGTATGTTGGTAGCAGGTTTGGAATAAGGTTCTATAATGCAGTGTTGGGAATGAGGAGCGGTATTTTTATTATGTACTCGGTAATAATTCCTTGGCTAAGACAGGTGCTTAAATACAGTATGGCTGTGAGCTGATATTATTAAGTTATAGGCCAGTGTCTTAACTCAGTcgaaaaaattgatttttaaaaaataatacatacattcACTGATGTATAAATTCAGTAATTCATATAGAAAACCTTTAGATGGTACAAATGGAGTATCCTTTGCACCTCTTTTGGttggcctcttttttttaaagattttatttacttatttgaaagaggagagagagagagagaacacatgcagggttggggtagagggagaggaaaaagcagactccctgctgagcagaaaccgccccccgccccccccccccgacatggggctcgatcccaagaccctgagatcatgacctgagctgaaggcagatactttactgactgagtcactcagctGCCCCTGAAGGCAGTCTTTCTTACCAGTTTCTTGTATGTCCATCCTTCTAGACTACACTTATGATGTATGATTAtataaatagctttaaaaaaatacagcttttagCCTCCTATACATACTATTCATATATGCCTTAACATATTTTCAGCATCATCTGCATTAGCATATACACAGTGTTTCTGAGAGGGATGCTGTCAGCGTGGAAAATTCTTAGTTTTGTGCACTGTTGTATGCATGGTGGGATCCTTGCCTCCACCCTTTCTGTTTACTAAAAACCAgtgtctcctcctctttcttaattcttatattatctctattttctcTGCTGTTTTCTGCTCTCTCTGCATTCTGCTTTTTCAGTTCCTCCTTTCTCTAACTGGCTAGGTATATTTCATAGTTTGCAGATCTCTGCACATATTTGATAGTATCTGTAACCTTGCCATGATATTTTTGGATTTGTAGCCATTCCTGATAGCTCTTGGTCCTTTCTTTCAATGTTATGTAAGCCTTCTTAACTTTTCCTGTAAGTTTCTCTGATATGGGTCTACTCACTGCTTAAGAACCTACCTGTAGGGCCatgcatgttttttgtttgtttgtttgttttgctttttaaaaaatattttatttatttatttgacaaagagatcacaagtaggcagagaggggggaagcagactccctgctgagcagagagcctgattcggagttccatcccaggatcctgagatcctgacctgagccaaaggcagaggcttaatgcactgagccacccaggtgccccaaggccatTCATATTCTTAACATCTACCTGAGAAAAGCTTGCAGTTCCCCTGATTGAACATataactatattattattttttaaatttaaactcaattagccaacatatagtatagtatatagtatgccattagtttcagatgtagagttcagtaattcatcagtgcctatcacccagttaccccattccccgaCCCGTTGCACATGTAACTTTAGAAAGGCATTACAAAATGCTGTTTTCATTAACCGTAGTTCAGAATAAACTTCTGAATTGGAACTAAAGTGGGAATTTTGAGGGAGATGTTCCAGTTTTCCCTGGTCTCTTTGTAAGGTATGTTTTGTTGCTTTATTTGTAGATGTTTAGGATTCTTATTTGCTTTAAAGTAGAGTccatttgatattttctattggTGAAAGAAGGCTTTAAACTTTTGTTGTACCACAAGCATCACATGAGAGGTTGAAACAGTGTTGAAGCATAGAGAACTGTCCCACTTCTGGAGTTTAGAGGAAAAGCATTAAATACCTCtagaacagaatataaaatatagtttaaaaatcatacatatatagatagataaatctttaGGACTGTTAAGagttgagaaaggggaacctggTCTCAGGTTGGatggcaaaggaaggaaggagtctaCTTTCTTGGGTCAAAGGAGAGTTTCTTTGTGCTGACAGGAGCCAGTAATAAGGGAAATTCCtttaatgagagaaaagaaacattttattttctaactggagaatgaatgaatgttgacttttatagatatttatttagtttatggTTGTTGGTGACTGGACATTAGGGGGATGGAAGTGTAGAGAACCAGGACACTTGGGACATTTTGAAGAGACTGTGGGGTGAGagaagcagcagacagaagggAAGCTGAGTGGGAGTGAGATTAGGAAGGCTCCCACATGGGAAAGTTTTTGTATAAAGAAGCTGGAGCTGGATGAACTTTTAACAGTCATTCCATCTTGTCTGGTGttacagaaatgtttttcttttttttttgaagattttatttatttgacagagattacaagtaggcagagaggcaaggcagagagagaaggggaagcaggctccccgctgagcagagaacccaatgtggggctcgatcctgggaccctgggatcatgacccaagctgaaagcagaggctttaacccactgagccacccaggcgcccccagaaatgtttttcttgaaGCTACTCATAAAATCGCACATGAGTGAAGGCTGTGATTTGTTGAATTTTATGTATCATTGCTGAAGTCTTATTCAGTATTTCTGACACAGGCCATCTGAGAATAGattcctgtgtgtctgtgtgtgtgtgtgtgtgtgtgtgtttatgcctgtgtgtgtgtctgtatatatataaaactttttgttGTCTTCTTCCAATTGACAATATACattgtttttccccatttttattatttaaggaaGAGCTTCAGGTATCACTTCTAAAATTGAACAATGAATATGAAGTAATTAAAAGTACAGTTGTAAGAGACACGGATTTGAATTCAACACTACATGACTTAAGACTGACTTTGGAAGCAAAGGAACAGGAGCTCAATCAGAGTCTGACTGAGAAGGAAATACTGGTAGCTGAGTTAGAGGAATTGGACAGACAGAACCAGGAAGCtacaaaggtaacatgatgtgaGAACCAGAGTGGCACACATTCTTTTTAGTACACTGAAGATTGGAATAATAAGTGAAAATGATGGGTGTGATTTAAACCTGTGATTTCATCAATATTTTGCTTCATTGATAATCTAATCACAGAGGCTGGcaaacttcttctgtaaagggttagatagtaaatattttttggccCTGCAGGCCAAATAGTGGCCTCAGTTGTACTCAGCTCCGCTCTTGCGCTACGTAAACAATGAACGGTGGCTGTATTCCAGTAAGACTTGATCTACAAAAGCAGGTGGCTGGCCTGATTTGGTTCATTGGCTGTGTGACTCCTGCTTCAGTgatgaaaaattgaaattaaacaatatatatCATTTACTTTCTCTGGTTTTAAATTGTAGTCTCTAggataatgaaataaatttgctGTAAGTTGTTAgtaattttgttaagattttttttttttaaaaagatttatttatttgagagagagagaatgtgcatgcatGTAAACAAGgcaaggagcagggggagggagagtttCAAGCCAGCTCCGCACtaagcttggagcctgacatagggctcaatcccacgaccctgagatcatgacctgagctaaaaccaagagtcggatgcttaaccaactgtgccacccaggcgctcctaaatgttgggatttttaaagtttagaagGATTAGAAATATCTGAGGagtattctttattatttatgacATTTTACCAAATTTTTGTTAGGTACTAAAATGAGAGATTGTCTTAAAAGTGaccattcaaattatttttctttcagcatatGATTCTGATAAAAGATCAGCTATCAAAACAACAAAGTGAGGGAGACAGTATCATTAGTAAACTGAGACAAGATCTAACTGATGAAAACAGGAGAGTTCATCAACTTGAAGATGATAATATGAACATGACTAAAGAGCTGGATGTGCAGAAAGAAAAGTTAGTTCAAAGTGAACTTGTTCTAAATGATTTGCATTTAGCCAAGCAGAAGCTTGAGGAGAAAGTGGAAGATTTAGTAGATCAACTAACTAAATCACAGAACAGTAACTTAAACATGCAGAAGGAGAACTTTGGACTTAAGGAACATATTAAGCAAAATGAGGAAGAGCTTTCTAGAGTCCGGGATGAGTTAACTCGGTCTCTGAATCGAGACTCCGGCAGTGATTTTAAGGATGACTTACTTAAAGAAAAGGAGGCCGAAGTCAGAAACATAAGGCAGAAACTTTCAGAAATAGAACAGCTCAATGGCCATTTAAACAAAGTTGCCTTTGatctgaaaatggaaaatgaaaagttgGTTTTAGCATGTGAGGATGTAAGACACGAGTTAGAAGAATCCATTGCTGGTAGCAATCAGATTTCTCTGGAAAGAAACACTTTTGTGGAGGCTCtaaaaatggagaaaggacagttaGAAGCAGAATTGAGTCGGGCCAAGCAGAGGCTGGTAGAAGAAGCTAATAAATATGAGCAGATGATCGAACAACTATCTAAGGCACGTGATTTGAGTACTTCTGCTTTACAGCTGGAACAGCAGCGTTTAATAAAACTTAGTCAAGAGAAAGACTTTGAAATAGCGGAACTCAAAAAGAACCTTGAACAAATGGATACGCACCATAAAGAAACCAAGGAAATTTTATCCTCTAGTTTAGAAGAGCAGAAGCACTTATCCCAACTTATAAGTGAGAAGGACGTTTTTATtgaaaaacttaaagaaagaagTTCAGTGCTTCAGGAGGAATTAGATAAATGTACTGAGGccttaagaaaaaatgaaattttaaagcaaaCCATGGAGGAAAAAGACCGAAGTCTTGGGtccatgaaagaagaaaacaatcatCTCAAAGAAGAACTGGAACGGCTACGTGAACAGCACAGTCGGGCTGTGCCTGTGGTGGAGCCTAAGCCCCTGGATAGCGTTACAGAGCTAGAGTCTGAGGTGTTGCAGCTGAATATTATAAAGGGGAATCTTGAGGAGGAAATAAAACGTCATCAAAAGACTATTGAAGATCAAAACCAGAGTAAAATGCAGCTGCTTCAATCTttggaggagcagaagaaggaaatggCTGAGTTTAAGAGCCAGCATGAGCAAATGAATGTCACACACACCCAACTCTTCttagagaaagatgaagaaattaagaatttgCAAAAAACAGTTGAACAGATCAAAACCCAGTTGCACGAAGAAAGACAGGGTGTTCCAACGGAGAATTCTGAGATCTTTCAAGAAACAAAAGTACAGAGCCTTAATATAGAAAACGGCAGTGAAAAACATGATTTATCTAAAGCCGAAACTGAGAGATTagtaaaaggaataaaagaacgAGAATTGGAGATTAAGCTCCTGAACGAAAAGAATATATCTTTAACGAAACAGATTGATCAGTTGTCCAAAGATGAAGTTGGTAAACTAACTCAGATCATCCAGCAGAAAGACTTGGAGATACAAGCTCTTCATGCTAGAATTTCTTCCGCTTCCTACACCCAGGATGTTGTCTACCTTCAGCAGCAGCTGCAGGCCTACGCCAAGGAGAGAGAACAGGTATTAGCTGTTTTGAGTGAGAAGACTAGGGAAAATAGCCACCTGAAAGCGGAGTACCACAAAATGATGGATATTGTTGCCGCCAAAGAGGCAGCTCTCGTGAAGCTGCAGGAGGACAATCAAAAATTGTCTACTAGATCCGAGGGTGGTGGCCAAGATATGTTTAGAGAAACTGTACAGAATTTGTCGCGTATCATTCGAGAAAAAGACATTGAGATAGATGCATTAAGTCAGAAATGCCAGACCTTATTGACAGTTTTACAGACATCCAGCACTGGGAGTGAGGTCGGAGGTGTTAACAGCAATCAGTTTGAGGAGCTTCTCCAGGAACGTGACAAACTCAAGCAGCAAGTGAAGAAGATGGAAGAGTGGAAGCAGCAGGTGATGACCACGGTCCAGAATATGCAGCACGAGTCCGCCCAGCTTCAGGAGGAGCTCCATCAGCTACAGGCACAAGTTCTGGTTGACAGCGATAATAATTCTAAATTACAAGTGGACTATACTGGCCTGATCCAAAGTTATGAGCAGAATGAAACCAAACTCAAAAATTTTGGGCAGGAGCTAGCACAAGTTCAGCACAGCATCGGGCAGCTGTGCAGCACCAAGGAGCTGCTTCTAGGAAAACTTGATAGTATTTCGCCCCAACTCTCCTCCGGATCTTTGTCGCCTTCCCAGCCAACAGAATCTCTTGGCACGGTGAAGCCTGATAGATTGAGGGAGTCTTCGAAACAGGAGCTAGAAGAGTTAAGAAAGTCACTGCAGGAGAAAGATGCAACAATTAAAACGCTCCAGGAAAACAATCACAGATTGTCTGATTCCATTGCTGCTACCTCAGagctggaaagaaaagaacacgAACAGACAGACTCAGAAATGAAGCAGCTCAAGGAGAAACAAGAGGTCTTACAGAAGTCACTGAAGGAGAAAGACCTCTTAATCAAAGCCAAAAGTGATCAGTTactttctttaaatgaaaatttcaccAACAAAGTGAATGAAAACGAACTTTTGAGGCAGGCAGTAACCAACCTGAAGGAGCggatattaattttagaaatggacATCTgtaaactaaaagaagaaaatgaaagaatagtaGAAACAAGCAGGGTAAAGGAAACAGAATATCAAGCGTTACAGGAGACTAATACGAAGTTTTCCATGATGCTTCGAGAAAAAGAGTTTGAGTGC
This Mustela nigripes isolate SB6536 chromosome 13, MUSNIG.SB6536, whole genome shotgun sequence DNA region includes the following protein-coding sequences:
- the TRIP11 gene encoding thyroid receptor-interacting protein 11 isoform X1 yields the protein MSWLGGLGSGLGQSLGQVGGSLASLTGQISNFTKDMLMESTEEVEAELPNSRRKEIEAIHSVLRSENERLKKLCTDLEEKHEASELQIKQQSTSYRNQLQQKEVEISHLKARQIALQDQLLKLQSAAQSTQSGAGGGPAAPASSPFGYRVSQHASGFHDDDMDFGDIISSQQEINRLSNQVSRLESEVGHWRHIAQTSKAQGSNNSNQNEICKLQNIIKELKQTRNQEIDDHQHEMSVLQNAHQQKLTEISRRHREELSDYEERIEELENLLQQGGSGIVTTDYSKIHEMQKTIQDLQNEKVASIKKIEELEDKIKDINEKLFSAENDRDILRKEQERLNVENRQITEECESLKLKCSKLQPDAVKQSDTVTEKEKILPQSPSVEEEVLKLQQALSDAENEIMRLSNLNQDNSLTEDNLKLKMHVETLEKQKSLLSKEKEELQVSLLKLNNEYEVIKSTVVRDTDLNSTLHDLRLTLEAKEQELNQSLTEKEILVAELEELDRQNQEATKHMILIKDQLSKQQSEGDSIISKLRQDLTDENRRVHQLEDDNMNMTKELDVQKEKLVQSELVLNDLHLAKQKLEEKVEDLVDQLTKSQNSNLNMQKENFGLKEHIKQNEEELSRVRDELTRSLNRDSGSDFKDDLLKEKEAEVRNIRQKLSEIEQLNGHLNKVAFDLKMENEKLVLACEDVRHELEESIAGSNQISLERNTFVEALKMEKGQLEAELSRAKQRLVEEANKYEQMIEQLSKARDLSTSALQLEQQRLIKLSQEKDFEIAELKKNLEQMDTHHKETKEILSSSLEEQKHLSQLISEKDVFIEKLKERSSVLQEELDKCTEALRKNEILKQTMEEKDRSLGSMKEENNHLKEELERLREQHSRAVPVVEPKPLDSVTELESEVLQLNIIKGNLEEEIKRHQKTIEDQNQSKMQLLQSLEEQKKEMAEFKSQHEQMNVTHTQLFLEKDEEIKNLQKTVEQIKTQLHEERQGVPTENSEIFQETKVQSLNIENGSEKHDLSKAETERLVKGIKERELEIKLLNEKNISLTKQIDQLSKDEVGKLTQIIQQKDLEIQALHARISSASYTQDVVYLQQQLQAYAKEREQVLAVLSEKTRENSHLKAEYHKMMDIVAAKEAALVKLQEDNQKLSTRSEGGGQDMFRETVQNLSRIIREKDIEIDALSQKCQTLLTVLQTSSTGSEVGGVNSNQFEELLQERDKLKQQVKKMEEWKQQVMTTVQNMQHESAQLQEELHQLQAQVLVDSDNNSKLQVDYTGLIQSYEQNETKLKNFGQELAQVQHSIGQLCSTKELLLGKLDSISPQLSSGSLSPSQPTESLGTVKPDRLRESSKQELEELRKSLQEKDATIKTLQENNHRLSDSIAATSELERKEHEQTDSEMKQLKEKQEVLQKSLKEKDLLIKAKSDQLLSLNENFTNKVNENELLRQAVTNLKERILILEMDICKLKEENERIVETSRVKETEYQALQETNTKFSMMLREKEFECHSMKEKALAFEQLLKEKEQGKTGELNQLLNAVKSMQEKTVKFQQERDQVMLALKQKQMENSTLQNEVQHLRDKEMRLNQELERLRNHLLESEDSYTREALAAEDREAKLRKKVTVLEEKLVSSSNAMENASHQASLQVESLQEQLNVVSKQRDETTLQLSVSREQVKQYALSLSNLQMVLEHFQQEEKAMYSAELEKHKQLVAEWKKKAENLEGKLMSLQERFDEANAALDSASRLTEQLDLKEEKIEELKKQNELRQEMLDDVQKKLMNLVNSTEGKVDKVLMRNLFIGHFHTPKHQRHEVLRLMGSILGIKREEMEQLLHEGQGGVTRWMTGWLGGGSKSVPNTPLRPNQQSVLNSSFSELFVKFLETESHPSVPPPKLSVHDMKPLDSPGRRTAVTNVPESFKDTTESRSGRRTDVNPFLAPRSAAVPLINPAGLGPGGPGHLLLKPISDVLPTFTPLPVSPDNSAGVVLKDLLKQ
- the TRIP11 gene encoding thyroid receptor-interacting protein 11 isoform X2, which produces MSWLGGLGSGLGQSLGQVGGSLASLTGQISNFTKDMLMESTEEVEELPNSRRKEIEAIHSVLRSENERLKKLCTDLEEKHEASELQIKQQSTSYRNQLQQKEVEISHLKARQIALQDQLLKLQSAAQSTQSGAGGGPAAPASSPFGYRVSQHASGFHDDDMDFGDIISSQQEINRLSNQVSRLESEVGHWRHIAQTSKAQGSNNSNQNEICKLQNIIKELKQTRNQEIDDHQHEMSVLQNAHQQKLTEISRRHREELSDYEERIEELENLLQQGGSGIVTTDYSKIHEMQKTIQDLQNEKVASIKKIEELEDKIKDINEKLFSAENDRDILRKEQERLNVENRQITEECESLKLKCSKLQPDAVKQSDTVTEKEKILPQSPSVEEEVLKLQQALSDAENEIMRLSNLNQDNSLTEDNLKLKMHVETLEKQKSLLSKEKEELQVSLLKLNNEYEVIKSTVVRDTDLNSTLHDLRLTLEAKEQELNQSLTEKEILVAELEELDRQNQEATKHMILIKDQLSKQQSEGDSIISKLRQDLTDENRRVHQLEDDNMNMTKELDVQKEKLVQSELVLNDLHLAKQKLEEKVEDLVDQLTKSQNSNLNMQKENFGLKEHIKQNEEELSRVRDELTRSLNRDSGSDFKDDLLKEKEAEVRNIRQKLSEIEQLNGHLNKVAFDLKMENEKLVLACEDVRHELEESIAGSNQISLERNTFVEALKMEKGQLEAELSRAKQRLVEEANKYEQMIEQLSKARDLSTSALQLEQQRLIKLSQEKDFEIAELKKNLEQMDTHHKETKEILSSSLEEQKHLSQLISEKDVFIEKLKERSSVLQEELDKCTEALRKNEILKQTMEEKDRSLGSMKEENNHLKEELERLREQHSRAVPVVEPKPLDSVTELESEVLQLNIIKGNLEEEIKRHQKTIEDQNQSKMQLLQSLEEQKKEMAEFKSQHEQMNVTHTQLFLEKDEEIKNLQKTVEQIKTQLHEERQGVPTENSEIFQETKVQSLNIENGSEKHDLSKAETERLVKGIKERELEIKLLNEKNISLTKQIDQLSKDEVGKLTQIIQQKDLEIQALHARISSASYTQDVVYLQQQLQAYAKEREQVLAVLSEKTRENSHLKAEYHKMMDIVAAKEAALVKLQEDNQKLSTRSEGGGQDMFRETVQNLSRIIREKDIEIDALSQKCQTLLTVLQTSSTGSEVGGVNSNQFEELLQERDKLKQQVKKMEEWKQQVMTTVQNMQHESAQLQEELHQLQAQVLVDSDNNSKLQVDYTGLIQSYEQNETKLKNFGQELAQVQHSIGQLCSTKELLLGKLDSISPQLSSGSLSPSQPTESLGTVKPDRLRESSKQELEELRKSLQEKDATIKTLQENNHRLSDSIAATSELERKEHEQTDSEMKQLKEKQEVLQKSLKEKDLLIKAKSDQLLSLNENFTNKVNENELLRQAVTNLKERILILEMDICKLKEENERIVETSRVKETEYQALQETNTKFSMMLREKEFECHSMKEKALAFEQLLKEKEQGKTGELNQLLNAVKSMQEKTVKFQQERDQVMLALKQKQMENSTLQNEVQHLRDKEMRLNQELERLRNHLLESEDSYTREALAAEDREAKLRKKVTVLEEKLVSSSNAMENASHQASLQVESLQEQLNVVSKQRDETTLQLSVSREQVKQYALSLSNLQMVLEHFQQEEKAMYSAELEKHKQLVAEWKKKAENLEGKLMSLQERFDEANAALDSASRLTEQLDLKEEKIEELKKQNELRQEMLDDVQKKLMNLVNSTEGKVDKVLMRNLFIGHFHTPKHQRHEVLRLMGSILGIKREEMEQLLHEGQGGVTRWMTGWLGGGSKSVPNTPLRPNQQSVLNSSFSELFVKFLETESHPSVPPPKLSVHDMKPLDSPGRRTAVTNVPESFKDTTESRSGRRTDVNPFLAPRSAAVPLINPAGLGPGGPGHLLLKPISDVLPTFTPLPVSPDNSAGVVLKDLLKQ